One segment of Ureibacillus thermophilus DNA contains the following:
- a CDS encoding demethylmenaquinone methyltransferase, producing MEKSKEQRVHEVFEKIYKNYDKMNSVISFNLHVRWREDIMKRMKVKPGSKCLDVCCGTADWTVALAKATGENGVVKGLDFSKNMLKIGAEKVKPYPQVELIHGNAMELPFEDNTFDYVTIGFGLRNVPDYMQVLKEMHRVLKPGGMVVCLDTSQPEIPVYKQLFRFYFRYIMPLFGKIFAKSYEEYSWLQESASTFPGMKKLAKMFEEAGFVNVSYKSYSGGAAAMHMGFKKEG from the coding sequence ATGGAAAAATCCAAAGAGCAACGTGTCCATGAAGTTTTTGAGAAAATTTATAAAAATTACGATAAAATGAATTCCGTGATCAGCTTCAATCTTCATGTCCGTTGGCGTGAAGATATCATGAAGCGAATGAAAGTAAAACCAGGATCCAAATGTTTAGATGTTTGTTGCGGTACAGCCGATTGGACGGTTGCCTTAGCAAAGGCAACTGGTGAAAATGGCGTCGTCAAAGGGCTCGATTTCAGCAAAAATATGTTGAAAATTGGGGCTGAAAAAGTAAAGCCCTATCCTCAAGTGGAGTTAATCCATGGAAATGCAATGGAACTTCCCTTTGAAGATAATACCTTTGACTACGTTACCATTGGATTTGGGTTAAGAAATGTACCGGATTATATGCAGGTTTTAAAGGAAATGCATCGCGTGTTAAAACCGGGCGGAATGGTTGTTTGTTTAGATACATCTCAGCCGGAAATTCCCGTATATAAACAATTGTTCCGTTTTTATTTTCGATACATCATGCCTTTATTTGGAAAAATTTTTGCAAAAAGTTATGAAGAATATTCATGGCTGCAAGAATCCGCAAGCACTTTCCCTGGAATGAAAAAACTTGCCAAAATGTTTGAAGAAGCGGGATTTGTAAACGTCTCATACAAAAGCTATAGCGGTGGAGCAGCAGCAATGCATATGGGATTTAAAAAAGAAGGTTAG
- a CDS encoding heptaprenyl diphosphate synthase component 1, whose protein sequence is MDTSYIEKHIEQLKNDIYQKVHQKTLVKYTGNPLVDENQLFYLLLPFFNGEFWNDDIYKGIIAVGIVQASLAKHNLVDEYNATTKEQQLTVLSGDYYSGRYYEILAKSGNISLIRQLSESVILRSEHEVRVYEPIPYAIDDWFESLSVIESECISRFYQIYNFNKYAKIMQHHLLILRLQNELLNYRKGNSSLILQKMIESFESGNSIQFEQMLQTKIDELIHQLQELLRISSMKAELKQYIAEQLIRES, encoded by the coding sequence ATGGATACATCATATATTGAAAAGCATATCGAACAATTGAAAAATGATATTTATCAAAAGGTGCATCAGAAAACACTTGTGAAATATACAGGTAATCCATTGGTGGATGAAAATCAATTATTTTATTTGCTGTTGCCGTTTTTTAACGGGGAATTCTGGAATGATGATATATATAAAGGGATTATTGCGGTAGGGATTGTACAAGCATCCCTTGCGAAACATAACCTCGTTGACGAGTATAATGCAACAACTAAAGAGCAACAGCTGACAGTGCTTTCTGGCGATTATTACAGTGGTCGGTATTATGAAATTTTAGCGAAATCCGGTAATATTTCATTAATTCGTCAACTTTCTGAAAGCGTTATATTAAGATCTGAACATGAAGTTCGAGTATATGAACCAATCCCTTATGCCATCGATGATTGGTTTGAAAGCTTATCAGTGATTGAATCAGAATGTATCAGTAGATTTTATCAAATATACAATTTCAATAAGTATGCTAAAATCATGCAACATCATTTATTAATTCTTCGATTACAAAATGAACTACTAAACTATAGAAAAGGTAATAGCTCTCTGATTTTACAAAAAATGATCGAAAGTTTTGAATCGGGTAATTCAATACAATTTGAACAGATGCTTCAAACTAAAATTGATGAGCTTATTCATCAATTGCAGGAATTGCTACGCATCTCTTCTATGAAAGCTGAATTGAAACAATACATTGCAGAACAGTTGATTAGAGAGAGTTAG